The sequence below is a genomic window from Hypomesus transpacificus isolate Combined female unplaced genomic scaffold, fHypTra1 scaffold_301, whole genome shotgun sequence.
aagaaaagcAACCATATAACCAAATGATAAGTATAATATCTACATTCCTGATGAAGAgagatgttttggggctatcttgttgttattatcagtgacctaggaactttgtaaagctctctctacagtgcccactagatggcagagTAAGAGCACAAATAGTAAAGGCAGAGCCTCTGGTCAATGTCACCGTGTTATGTTAGTTGCAGGTGGAGGGCCAAGGAACATCGATCAGCCATAGATGGTATGTCTTCTGTTCATACCGACTGACCGACAGCAACGACTACACTGTGGAGAAGGTGAAACTGTTGTCGATTACAAAGTAAGTGTTTCTTCTTGTAAAGTAAGACTTTCTAGCTTGTGTCGGTCTCCTATCATCGTGCTATACTTAGTTAATGTCGTGACGAGTTTCAACTTTGCCATGTATAGGGCTTAATAAAACGTTTGTTCGTCCCGAGCAATGCGCCCATCCTGCCATAGCGTTTATTGTCGACGTATTCATAATCTACTATTGGCTACCATACACACGGATGGGCATATAGCCTCCTTCACCAAACCGACTAATGAATACTAAACGAATCTGGGACTTTATAGCCAAACCGTGTACATTGCTAAACGTGTACAAATGTATTATCTGGCTATAGGCCTCTCAAAATGGCCTATCCGTTTTGGGGACATGGCCTAGTCGTGTAGggaacgaacacacacacacacacactcacacacactcacacacacgcacacacgcactcaccgccccccccccacacacacacacactcactgctttTCTCTGCATATAACTCCGTTTGTCACCTATCTGTGTTTTTGGCAGGGGAGAGATGAGCATCGAAATGCAAATGGAGGCTCTCCAAAGTGCAGTGAGCCAGAGGGTCGAGGAGCTGAAGGCCGAGTGCGCTCGGCTCGAAGACGGCCTGGTGCAGGCACAGCGCAGAATGGCGTCGGAGACAAAGGCCTGCTGTGCAAAAGTGGAAGCCAGGATGCTGGAGCATTTGGCCACCCTGGAAAGCAGACTGTCGGCAGCGGAACTGGAGGTGACGGCCTTGCGCCTTCAAAGGGCCAGGCGGGCAGAGGATGCCATGGCCCAGCGGGTCgctcccagccctgtcctcatGGCGGACCCCGTCGACCGGACGCCAAGCCCTCGCCACTCGCCACCCGCGGTGTCGCAGACAGACTCCAGGCACGGAAGTCCCCAGACCAAGCGACCCTTGTCTCCCCAGGACGGACTTATGCGGGGTGCCCCGTCCAAGCGACCCTCGTCTCCCCAGGACGGACAAATGGAGGACGCCGCCGAGCCAAAGAAGCGTCGCGTTGTCCTGTCCTACGAGGACTTGGACCCAGCCATCAGGGTTCGGGTTTTGGACTACAGGCCGGCCGTTGTGGACAAAAGAGAGTTGCTCACGGAACTCCAGCTGGCGCACCTCTTAATGTCACTGGACCACTTTGAAATAAGAGGTGAGTGAGTAACGGGGGAATATGCGTATAGTTTGTAACACTCAAAGTAAGGCACAGACATCTGATACTTCTGTTCTCCCTGACTCTTGTTTTTCAGATGCCGTCGATTTGGAGCACAAGGCCGTGCAAGTCATCTGCCTGGGCGCCGTCCACGGAGTTTGGCCTGATCAGCCCTGGGCGCCGCCCAATTGCAGCCAAACCTTTTTGTGCTACGTCATGGACAAAATCAGGACACACCTGAAAACAGTGGCCAAGCGAGCGCTGCTGGAAAAGCTGAGGCAGTCCTATTTAGAAGACCTGGCTCATCAGTAGCGGTCAAGCGGCAGCCCTAGCGGATCGGACACAAGAACACTGACACTACCCTGTTCGGCCTATTTTATTCTCGTTTTATTCAATGTGTTCATCCAATGTTTTATCTTCTTTCCTGTTCTGGTGTTGTAATGTTAAAAGTGTCATATAAATGTTATTGCCATGAGACTGTGTTTTCTTTACATTgattggaatgctcagacaTGTTTTCCCAGTGTGGAAAGTCAAGTTTAGCTGTTGCAAAAcgtgtttattatttattgagCAAAATTGAGTGTGGAGACACCATTCAGAGTTTAGATGCCTTTCGTGACAAGCAAATCCCAATCACTCATTCGATATTCAAGGGGGAGAGTGAAAGTCTagctaaaataaaatataagtagtcataatttacaatataacctCAAATAAACAGATAGTGCAAGAGAACAATACAACAGTGCACATTTCAATGTGCCGGGTGTCATTGTGCAagacactcccccacccccccaccacacacaaacacacacacacacacacacacagagagagagacatcataaTGGCTGCAGGAAAGGATTGAAACAATATTTGCCaaatactacacacagtgtTTTTATGCAATGTATCATAACAGTGTTTTTGCCCAGTTCGCTAAAgtgcccactagatggcaatgCAAGAGCAGATTACTTTTCGGCTCTACATGTATGGACGATGACTTGAAATAATCCTGGTCACGGAGAATATGTCCTCCAAACAACATCTTGTTTGTTTCCAGACTCACATATACAAACATTAGGGGGCCAACGTAGACTTGTTTCGATGTTAGAATTGACTTGGCAACAGCGCAGCGCACAACGTGGAAAGAGGAGTTACCTCCAATCAACCCTTCTTAGATTTTTGACCAATAGAAGCAGCCCAAAACGTATTTACCTGGTAACAGCCCAGCAACGGGAGTTAACTCCAATTGACCCTGGTCAGCTTTTTGGACCAATAGAAGCAGCCCAAAACTTTACAGCCATAGATTGTATTTCTCTTCTGTTCATACCAACTGACCGACGACAGCAACGACAAGGTAAAAACAGTTGTCGATTACAAAAGTAagtattttttcacaatgtatggctTGAAGGGTGTTACTCTAAGAGACTACGAATGGCCATCAGTAACTGTACGCTAGTCAATGACAACGACAATcacctgtctgtgtttttttttgcaaggcTAACGTGAGCAACGACCAAGACATGGCGCTTTCGGAGATTGAACTGCTGGACATCAAGTTCGACGCCCTAAAAGGAGCAGTTGACCAGACAGTGATGGAGCTGAAGGCAGAGTGTGGCAGGCTTGCCCACGAAGTGGAACAGGTGCAGAGGAGTGTGATGGCTGAGGCGGCT
It includes:
- the LOC124463754 gene encoding uncharacterized protein LOC124463754; this translates as MSIEMQMEALQSAVSQRVEELKAECARLEDGLVQAQRRMASETKACCAKVEARMLEHLATLESRLSAAELEVTALRLQRARRAEDAMAQRVAPSPVLMADPVDRTPSPRHSPPAVSQTDSRHGSPQTKRPLSPQDGLMRGAPSKRPSSPQDGQMEDAAEPKKRRVVLSYEDLDPAIRVRVLDYRPAVVDKRELLTELQLAHLLMSLDHFEIRDAVDLEHKAVQVICLGAVHGVWPDQPWAPPNCSQTFLCYVMDKIRTHLKTVAKRALLEKLRQSYLEDLAHQ